One segment of Methylocystis sp. ATCC 49242 DNA contains the following:
- a CDS encoding dicarboxylate/amino acid:cation symporter, which translates to MPFPEDEQIEPASGAFAWWRGLPLYVRILAAVALGVVTGLLLGDGAASLAIPAKLVLRVLGALAPPLILFAIVQAVINAPVSGRQSLRLTTLLAVNTIVAIVIGLAVANVLRPGEWVRMTPPVTNAKAAASAADPLTQFLDSVPRSIAGPFTDDGKVIGVILLAIAFGLSLRKLRNYPIRTVEDLVHVGLSSLVTILEAVVEVVPLAVFGVVASIVGAKGLSDFLALGGFVGAVIAALLLQGVYYLVRVRLGSWVRPAALLRGVRDALTMAFSTASSTATMPVTYRCLRDNVGLREQSASLGALVGANFNNDGTALYEAMSALFVAQMLGINLTFSQQLMVVLTSIVASVGAAGIPEAGLVTMTLVFKSVGLPTEYIALLLTVDWFLDRCRTAINVMGDVTVSSLLDGKTPEKPVSPTLQNV; encoded by the coding sequence TTGCCGTTTCCAGAAGACGAGCAGATTGAACCCGCGTCCGGCGCATTCGCATGGTGGCGCGGGTTGCCGCTTTATGTGCGTATACTGGCGGCGGTGGCGCTGGGCGTCGTCACTGGCCTCTTGCTGGGGGACGGCGCCGCGTCGCTGGCGATTCCGGCGAAGCTCGTTCTGCGGGTGTTGGGAGCGCTTGCGCCGCCGTTGATCCTGTTCGCAATTGTGCAGGCCGTCATTAACGCGCCCGTGAGCGGGCGGCAATCGCTGCGTCTCACGACATTGCTAGCGGTGAATACGATCGTCGCCATCGTCATTGGCCTTGCGGTCGCGAATGTTCTTCGTCCCGGCGAATGGGTGCGGATGACGCCGCCAGTCACGAACGCAAAGGCCGCGGCGTCCGCTGCGGATCCTCTCACACAGTTTCTCGACAGCGTGCCGCGGAGCATCGCCGGCCCCTTTACCGACGACGGCAAGGTGATCGGCGTCATTCTCCTTGCGATCGCATTCGGCCTCTCGCTGCGAAAACTTCGAAACTATCCAATCCGGACCGTCGAAGATCTCGTCCATGTCGGCCTGTCGAGCCTCGTCACGATCCTAGAGGCGGTCGTGGAAGTCGTGCCGCTCGCCGTGTTCGGCGTCGTCGCGAGCATTGTCGGCGCCAAGGGCTTGAGCGATTTCCTGGCGCTCGGCGGCTTCGTCGGCGCAGTGATTGCGGCGCTCCTCCTTCAAGGAGTGTATTATCTCGTCCGCGTGCGGCTCGGGTCGTGGGTTCGACCCGCTGCGCTCTTGCGCGGCGTTCGGGACGCCCTGACGATGGCCTTTTCCACCGCCAGTTCGACGGCCACCATGCCCGTGACCTATCGCTGCCTGCGGGACAATGTCGGCCTGAGGGAACAATCCGCGAGTCTCGGCGCGCTGGTCGGAGCGAATTTCAACAATGACGGAACCGCGCTTTATGAAGCGATGTCGGCGCTGTTCGTCGCGCAGATGCTCGGGATAAACCTGACTTTCAGCCAGCAGCTCATGGTGGTGCTGACGTCCATCGTCGCTTCCGTCGGCGCGGCCGGCATTCCCGAGGCCGGACTCGTCACCATGACGCTTGTCTTCAAATCGGTGGGGCTGCCGACCGAATATATCGCCTTGCTCCTGACCGTGGACTGGTTTCTCGACCGCTGCCGGACCGCGATCAACGTAATGGGAGACGTGACCGTCAGCAGCCTCCTCGACGGTAAGACACCGGAGAAGCCGGTTTCGCCTACGCTACAGAACGTTTAG